TTGTATGCGCTCGACCTATTACGTTCATAAACATAATAGTATATCCCTGAATTATATATAGCCACTTGGTCCTTGGGAGAGAGCTTCAATATCTCATCCAATATGGCGCGAGCCCTCTCGTATTTCTTCAGTTCAAAATATATAGCACAGATGTCGTGAAGGCTTTCGATGTAAAATTGCTTAATATCGTCGTTTGCCGCCAAAGGCCTCATATTCTCCCTAAATAGATCGAACTCTTCGCCCACCTCCTCGAACTTTTGCATAGAGAAATAGACCTTGCCTTTATACATATATGCCATAGGATATTTCGGGTCTATCGATATCGCCTTATCCAGATATTTCAGAGCCTTCTTGTAGTCGCCTTCTTTACGACATGCCTCTCCCAGCGACGATAACGTAGATGCATCTTCTTCAGCCGAGACGACTATCGCGCCTGAGACGAGAATAAATGCCGTAATTAAAACCGTGATTATTTTTTGATTTGTGGGCATAATATTGTGGTTACTTAAGCAGGACTCTTGCGAATTTCTTTCCGACTCGGATTTGGTATTCTTTACCTGATGCAAGAGTAATATTGATGTCGGTCACTTTGGCACCATCTAGCTCGACTGCGCCTTCCTGTATTTTACGCTTCGCCTCTCCCCTGCTGGCGAGGATCTTAACGCCATCGACCAGGACCGAAATAATAGTCGGTTTATCCCCTATCGAAATATCCTGCAAAGTTATATCCTGAGGAAAACCCTTATCTTTGAATGCCCTATCAAACTCTAATACCTGCAATGAGGCGGCTTCCGCGCCATGGTATTGGCCGACGATTATCTTTGCCAGATTTACCTTGGCATCCTTTGGATGGAGCTTGCCGTCTGTCACATCCTTTTTTATCTTAGCTGTATCCTCATCCGTCAAAAGCTCGTAATATTTGTACATGAGCTCATCCGAAACCGACATCAGCTTACCGAACATATCTTTCGGATTCTCGCTTATCCCGACATAGTTGCCGAGAGATTTGGACATCTTCTGGACGCCGTCTAGTCCTTCTAGTAGCGGCATCGTTATGACAACCTGAGGCGCCATCATATAAGCGCCCTGGACGTCACGGCCTACAAGAAGGTTGAATTTCTGATCATTCCCCCCCAGCTCGACATCTGCCTCAAGCGCTACTGAATCGTAACCCTGGAGGAGCGGGTAAAGAAATTCAAGCATCGTGATATTCTTCTGCTGTTTTATGCGGTTCGAGAAGTCATCGCGCTCAAGCATTCTCTGGACCGAATAACGGGACATCAGTTCGGCAGTTTTGGCAACATCCATCTTGCCGAGCCATTCACTATTAAACCTGATCTGTAATTTATTTACGTCAAGAATCCTGGATACTTGATGTTCGTACGTCTTGGCGTTCTGGATCACCTCTTCCTTGGTGAGACGGGGCCTTGTCTTCGATTGTCCCGAGGGGTCACCTATCATGGCGGTATGGTCACCTATTAGGAATACTACTTTATGCCCAAGATCCTGGAAATGGCGCAGTTTCCTCAATAATACAGTATGGCCGAGATGAATATCAGGAGCGGTGGGATCAAATCCCGCTTTTATAACGAGTGGTTTATTGGTTTTAATGGCACGCTCAAGTTTCTTCCTGAGCTCATCAGACTGGATGATCTCAACGGTGCCGCGCTTAATAAGGCCTAATTGTTTATCTATATCTTTTTCCATAGCCTGTATTTTACAGAGTGAAAAAGAC
The genomic region above belongs to Candidatus Omnitrophota bacterium and contains:
- the tyrS gene encoding tyrosine--tRNA ligase, with the translated sequence MEKDIDKQLGLIKRGTVEIIQSDELRKKLERAIKTNKPLVIKAGFDPTAPDIHLGHTVLLRKLRHFQDLGHKVVFLIGDHTAMIGDPSGQSKTRPRLTKEEVIQNAKTYEHQVSRILDVNKLQIRFNSEWLGKMDVAKTAELMSRYSVQRMLERDDFSNRIKQQKNITMLEFLYPLLQGYDSVALEADVELGGNDQKFNLLVGRDVQGAYMMAPQVVITMPLLEGLDGVQKMSKSLGNYVGISENPKDMFGKLMSVSDELMYKYYELLTDEDTAKIKKDVTDGKLHPKDAKVNLAKIIVGQYHGAEAASLQVLEFDRAFKDKGFPQDITLQDISIGDKPTIISVLVDGVKILASRGEAKRKIQEGAVELDGAKVTDINITLASGKEYQIRVGKKFARVLLK
- a CDS encoding tetratricopeptide repeat protein, whose protein sequence is MPTNQKIITVLITAFILVSGAIVVSAEEDASTLSSLGEACRKEGDYKKALKYLDKAISIDPKYPMAYMYKGKVYFSMQKFEEVGEEFDLFRENMRPLAANDDIKQFYIESLHDICAIYFELKKYERARAILDEILKLSPKDQVAIYNSGIYYYVYERNRSSAYNLFSKAIEIDPTTHTAAKAKYAIEFMRANSDPRMEPDFSFIDQEYRD